The Gouania willdenowi chromosome 3, fGouWil2.1, whole genome shotgun sequence genome includes a region encoding these proteins:
- the LOC114459206 gene encoding uncharacterized protein LOC114459206: protein MHSLLKVPNGNRMYRGGVRVRGGRGAGQGGRGGRGGVQGGRARQPRTIITDEMRATVIDHVIVHGMSLREAGLRVQPNLSRFSVSTIIRAFRQHNRVERLPHHGGRAPLFTAQQEILIVDMVRENNIIRLREIKERVIADNINFGGIDRVSLATIDRVLRRQKLRMKQAYRVPFERNSDRIKELRFQYVQRILGLDAMMRQHEYIFLDEVGFNLTKRRRRGRNIIGQRAIVDVPGQRGGNITLCAAMTSEGLLHRQALLGSFNTQRLLTFLGDLRDILIDREQQNLVPAQPPPIYVIIWDNVSFHRTNQIREWFNIHQQFLNVCLPPYSPFLNPIEEFFSSWRWKVYDRQPYSRENLLRAMDLACDDVGDYSGWVRHARAFFPRCLARENIACDVDEVLWPDPTRRRDAQAPAQAPPQTP from the exons ATGCACAGTTTGCTGAAGGTGCCAAACGGCAACAGAATGTACAGAGGCGGAGTTCGTGTCAGAGGAGGGCGAGGAGCAGGCCAAGGAGGGcgaggagggagaggaggagtgCAAGGAGGAAGAGCAAGACAACCACGTACAATCATCACAGATGAAATGCGAGCTACTGTCATTGACCATGTCATTGTCCATGGAATGTCACTGAGAGAAGCTGGACTAAGAGTCCAACCCAACCTCAGCAGGTTCTCAGTGTCCACCATAATTCGGGCATTCAGACAACACAACAG GGTTGAAAGATTGCCACATCATGGTGGAAGGGCTCCCCTATTTACAGCACAGCAAGAGATCCTCATTGTGGACATGGTCCGGGAAAACAACATCATCAGACTCAGGGAAATAAAGGAGAGAGTCATAGCTGACAACATAAATTTTGGAGGTATTGACAGAGTCAGTTTGGCCACCATAGACAGAGTCCTCCGTCGCCAGAAGCTACGCATGAAGCAAGCTTATAGAGTTCCCTTTGAGCGTAACTCGGACAGAATCAAAGAGCTACGTTTCCAGTATGTGCAA AGAATCTTGGGGTTGGACGCCATGATGAGACAACATGAATACATCTTCCTGGATGAGGTTGGCTTCAACCTCACCAAGAGACGGAGGAGAGGCCGTAACATAATTGGCCAAAGAGCAATTGTGGACGTTCCTGGCCAACGTGGGGGGAATATCACCCTATGTGCAGCCATGACCTCAGAAGGGCTTCTCCACAGGCAGGCTCTCCTTGGGTCCTTCAACACCCAGCGTCTCCTCACATTCCTGGGAGACCTACGGGACATCCTGATTGACCGTGAGCAGCAGAATCTGGTTCCAGCACAGCCTCCTCCCATCTATGTCATCATCTGGGACAACGTCAGTTTTCACCGCACCAACCAGATAAGAGAGTGGTTCAATATACACCAACAATTCCTCAATGTATGTCTGCCACCCTACTCACCTTTCCTCAACCCCATAGAGGAGTTCTTCTCATCATGGCGGTGGAAGGTGTATGACCGGCAACCATATAGTAGAGAGAACCTCCTCAGGGCCATGGACCTGGCCTGTGATGATGTGGGGGATTACTCAGGCTGGGTCCGGCATGCCAGAGCTTTCTTCCCCCGCTGCCTGGCGAGGGAAAACATAGCCTGCGATGTGGACGAGGTCCTGTGGCCTGACCCCACCCGACGACGTGATGCGCAGGCCCCTGCACAGGCCCCCCCACAGACCCCATAG